From a region of the Leucoraja erinacea ecotype New England chromosome 6, Leri_hhj_1, whole genome shotgun sequence genome:
- the LOC129697844 gene encoding macrophage-expressed gene 1 protein-like, which translates to MSLALIPVFLFVFSVRATDYRFREPRRDGLTECRKAQSLTALEVVPGGGWDNLRNLDRGRVMNISYSLCKLTEDGKYFIPDQVYVVPQKQTNMDIVSEIITSWMDYKSSTSASVNADVSYLSILNAKFSASVERVKTRQVQDSSTTTRIQVRNLIYKVKSVPDFQLDQDFKQQLIEIANYIENNQTKAAEYFAQLLVLNYGTHVLTGIDAGASLVQEDQIRSSFVSESWSRKSSIGASAGVTFFQTVNVGLDTQWQSTDQFTRHYMSNRTHSSIESHGGVPFYPGITLQKWQQEISNQLVAIDRSGRPLNFFIHPLNVPELPGPTVAKLTLAIERAIALYYTVNTHPGCVDINSPNFNFQANLDDGSCQGDGTNFTFGGVYQECAPVSGPDAQSLCAGLDQSNPLTGAHSCPAGYSAIHLHSGVQEEGRSHYECNRRCHTCWLLATCCDDVCGDGYYVSKARFEAYWCAATPSLVLPQNSGYLFGGLYGRVSSNELTQGRSCPAAFYPLRLLQHLRVCVSQDYEMGFRYSVPFGGFFSCEAGNPLAARAPGPDSGADPKRCPGGYSQHLAAISDSCQVLFCVKSGSFNDLKLAPINLPPFAQPPLLTKGSTNTVMVMSAYQEPWVKDKVTNQWKVVPISDARRIFDGENSSRGAGAAAGISIAIILVLVGILCLVFFIKKRRRQRGYQALAVEHEVISTTNSDSEINTLGSPDPHTDA; encoded by the coding sequence ATGTCCCTGGCTTTGATCCCCGTCTTTCTCTTCGTTTTCTCGGTAAGAGCGACGGACTACAGGTTTCGAGAGCCAAGGAGGGATGGCTTGACTGAGTgcagaaaagctcaaagtttgACTGCTCTCGAGGTTGTGCCGGGAGGCGGCTGGGACAACTTGAGGAACCTCGACCGAGGTCGAGTGATGAACATCAGCTACTCTCTGTGCAAACTTACCGAGGACGGGAAATACTTCATCCCAGACCAAGTCTACGTGGTGCCCCAGAAGCAGACTAACATGGATATCGTGTCGGAAATCATCACCAGCTGGATGGACTACAAAAGCTCCACCAGTGCCTCAGTCAACGCTGATGTATCCTACCTCTCTATCCTGAATGCAAAGTTCTCCGCCAGCGTTGAGAGGGTCAAGACCCGACAGGTGCAGGACAGCAGCACGACCACTAGAATCCAGGTGAGGAACTTGATATACAAGGTCAAATCCGTGCCCGATTTCCAGCTGGACCAAGACTTCAAACAACAGCTGATTGAGATTGCCAATTACATTGAGAACAACCAGACTAAAGCTGCCGAATATTTCGCTCAGTTGCTGGTCCTCAACTACGGGACTCACGTGTTGACGGGTATCGATGCCGGGGCGAGCCTGGTGCAGGAAGACCAGATCCGTTCTAGCTTTGTGTCCGAAAGCTGGAGTCGAAAATCCAGCATCGGAGCGTCGGCCGGAGTCACCTTCTTCCAGACGGTGAACGTGGGCCTGGACACACAGTGGCAGAGCACCGACCAGTTCACCCGGCATTACATGAGCAACAGGACGCACTCGAGCATCGAGAGCCACGGCGGGGTTCCCTTTTACCCTGGAATCACCCTGCAGAAGTGGCAGCAGGAGATCTCCAACCAGCTGGTGGCCATCGACAGGAGCGGGCGGCCCCTCAACTTCTTTATCCACCCACTCAACGTGCCCGAGCTGCCCGGGCCCACGGTGGCCAAGCTCACCCTGGCCATCGAGAGGGCCATCGCTCTCTACTACACCGTCAACACTCACCCGGGCTGCGTGGACATCAACTCGCCCAACTTCAACTTCCAGGCCAACCTCGACGACGGCTCCTGCCAGGGGGACGGCACGAATTTCACCTTCGGCGGCGTTTACCAGGAGTGCGCCCCGGTGTCGGGGCCGGACGCCCAGTCCCTGTGTGCCGGCCTGGACCAGAGCAACCCCCTGACCGGGGCCCACAGCTGTCCCGCTGGATACTCGGCCATACACCTGCACTCGGGCGTCCAGGAGGAGGGTAGGAGCCATTACGAGTGTAACCGCCGTTGCCACACGTGTTGGCTGCTGGCGACATGTTGCGACGACGTGTGCGGCGACGGCTACTACGTGAGCAAGGCCCGCTTTGAGGCCTACTGGTGTGCGGCGACGCCCAGCCTTGTCCTGCCCCAGAACTCGGGCTACCTCTTCGGCGGCCTGTACGGCCGAGTGTCCAGCAACGAGCTGACCCAAGGCCGCTCCTGCCCCGCGGCCTTCTACCCGCTGcgcctcctccagcacctgcgGGTCTGCGTCAGCCAAGACTACGAGATGGGCTTCCGCTACTCGGTGCCCTTCGGCGGCTTCTTCAGCTGCGAGGCGGGAAACCCGTTGGCTGCCCGGGCCCCAGGCCCAGACTCAGGCGCCGACCCCAAGCGTTGTCCCGGCGGCTACAGCCAGCACCTGGCTGCCATCAGCGATAGCTGCCAAGTCCTCTTCTGCGTCAAGTCCGGCTCCTTCAACGACCTCAAACTGGCCCCCATCAACCTGCCGCCGTTCGCTCAGCCCCCCCTGCTCACCAAGGGCTCCACAAACACGGTGATGGTCATGTCCGCGTACCAGGAGCCTTGGGTGAAGGACAAGGTCACCAACCAGTGGAAGGTGGTCCCCATCTCAGACGCCCGCCGTATATTTGACGGGGAGAATTCCTCCAGAGGGGCTGGGGCGGCAGCTGGCATCTCCATTGCCATAATCCTGGTCCTGGTTGGCATTCTCTGCCTTGTCTTCTTTATCAAGAAGCGACGGAGGCAGCGCGGATACCAAGCTCTGGCTGTAGAACATGAAGTGATATCCACAACCAACTCTGACTCTGAGATCAACACACTTGGCTCTCCTGATCCCCACACAGATGCCTGA